One genomic segment of Arthrobacter sp. Marseille-P9274 includes these proteins:
- a CDS encoding class I SAM-dependent methyltransferase, producing MGIRSAVFASRYDAATRRIEETELGRRRAALLAGLAGSVFDVGAGTGANLPHFPPSCTVTAVEPDPHMRRRLEEKVASGAPNAAVTVSAGSAEALPAADGTVDAVVFTLVLCTVPDQPAALAEARRALKPGGRLLFLEHIRGTGRHAKAQDLLRPLWSFGAQGCQINRDTPAAIAAAGFAADVQEQFVLEPAWLPVNPFVLGTAVKPC from the coding sequence ATGGGCATCAGGAGCGCAGTGTTCGCCTCGCGCTACGACGCGGCCACCCGCCGCATCGAGGAGACCGAGCTCGGCCGCCGCCGTGCCGCGCTCCTCGCCGGGCTGGCGGGCAGCGTGTTCGACGTTGGGGCCGGCACCGGCGCCAACCTGCCCCACTTCCCGCCGTCGTGCACGGTCACCGCCGTGGAACCGGACCCGCACATGCGGCGGCGCCTCGAAGAAAAGGTGGCCTCCGGTGCCCCCAACGCCGCCGTCACCGTGTCAGCCGGCTCCGCCGAGGCCCTGCCCGCCGCGGACGGAACCGTCGACGCCGTCGTCTTCACCCTCGTGCTCTGCACCGTCCCCGACCAGCCCGCAGCCCTCGCCGAAGCCCGCCGCGCCCTCAAACCCGGCGGCCGGCTGCTCTTCCTCGAACACATCCGCGGCACGGGCCGGCACGCCAAGGCCCAGGACCTCCTCCGGCCCCTCTGGTCCTTCGGGGCCCAAGGCTGCCAGATCAACCGCGACACCCCGGCAGCCATCGCCGCCGCCGGCTTCGCCGCGGACGTGCAGGAGCAGTTCGTCCTCGAGCCCGCCTGGCTCCCCGTGAACCCGTTCGTCCTCGGCACCGCCGTGAAGCCCTGCTAA
- a CDS encoding helix-turn-helix domain-containing protein yields MAKPTRQSYPFEFKIALVKRFLAGETAQDLAAETGLSSARLLDHWVRKYRREGADALRPKPKGRPRRPDAPPPAEPSELERLRRENERLRAEVAYLGKLRALRAPKQR; encoded by the coding sequence ATGGCCAAACCGACACGGCAGTCGTACCCGTTCGAGTTCAAGATCGCATTGGTCAAACGATTCCTTGCTGGTGAGACCGCTCAGGACCTCGCCGCGGAGACGGGCTTGTCCTCGGCTCGCCTGCTCGATCACTGGGTACGGAAGTATCGCCGGGAGGGTGCCGACGCTTTGCGCCCGAAGCCTAAGGGCAGACCACGGAGACCCGACGCTCCACCGCCTGCGGAGCCATCTGAGCTGGAACGATTGCGCCGGGAGAACGAACGGCTGCGGGCAGAAGTAGCCTACCTGGGAAAATTACGGGCCTTGAGGGCACCAAAACAACGGTGA
- a CDS encoding IS3 family transposase, which translates to MKVQAIIALKADFSLPVLLQVAGLARSTFFYHQARIRAPDPKEAIKTAATKIFTNNHGRYGHRRIHTELTKQGWTVAKKTVLKLMRSLQLVCKVRQKKRYNSYQGEQGKIAPNLLNREFDADAPNQKWVTDVTEFRVDGRKLYLSPVMDLFDRQIVSYAVGLSPNLELTNTSLRIALRTLEHEQKPLVHSDQGFQYQHASWRRLLQHANAIQSMSRKGNCYDNAVMENFFGHLKEELFHHVRFLSTSALESALHDYIRWYNTERISTKLEGLSPVQYRAQALAA; encoded by the coding sequence GTGAAGGTTCAGGCCATCATCGCCCTCAAGGCCGACTTTTCACTCCCGGTTCTGCTGCAGGTCGCCGGCCTTGCAAGATCGACGTTCTTCTATCACCAGGCCCGCATCCGGGCTCCCGATCCGAAGGAAGCCATCAAGACCGCCGCCACGAAGATCTTCACCAACAACCACGGCAGATACGGGCACCGCCGCATCCACACTGAACTGACCAAGCAAGGCTGGACGGTCGCGAAGAAAACCGTACTGAAGCTCATGCGCTCCCTGCAGCTCGTTTGCAAGGTTCGGCAAAAGAAACGCTACAACTCCTACCAAGGCGAACAGGGCAAAATTGCCCCCAACCTGCTGAACCGGGAATTCGACGCTGATGCCCCGAACCAGAAGTGGGTAACGGATGTGACCGAGTTCAGAGTCGACGGCCGAAAGCTCTACCTTTCACCCGTCATGGACCTCTTCGACCGGCAGATCGTCTCCTACGCCGTGGGCCTGTCCCCGAACCTGGAGCTCACCAACACCTCACTGCGTATTGCGCTGAGAACGCTCGAGCATGAGCAGAAACCGCTCGTGCATTCGGACCAGGGGTTCCAGTACCAGCACGCCTCGTGGCGGAGACTCTTACAGCACGCCAACGCCATCCAATCGATGTCCCGCAAGGGCAACTGCTACGACAACGCCGTGATGGAAAACTTCTTCGGTCACCTCAAGGAAGAACTCTTCCACCACGTCCGATTCCTCAGCACCAGCGCACTGGAATCAGCACTCCACGACTACATCCGCTGGTACAACACCGAAAGGATCTCCACAAAGCTTGAGGGCCTGAGTCCGGTGCAATACCGTGCTCAGGCCCTCGCGGCTTAG